The DNA window ATCTGTTTTCTGATGGATCCATGTGCAAAATAAGAGTGAACAACTCATAAGGATAAACTAAATAAATGAATGGATAAAATAATTTAgattccttttttctttctcaaTAAAAAATTGATGGAATGTTTGTTAATTatgaatttttgagtttttttatgtTCGCCGAGTTGTTCATCGATACTAATTTTTTTTGTCTGTGTCGTTATTTTTTTCCAATAGTTGAGCCAAAGATGCGGTCCTACCTGCGTTCGAACCGTCTTATAATTGCTTCATCGAGATCAAATGGTCTGTTGGTAGCAGCAAGAACGAGAATTTGTTCATTAGGTCCTGACAATAGTCCATCCCAATGTGTCATGAATTCGTTTTTAATCTTCCTCATGGCCTCGTGTTCTCCAACTCTAGTTCGTTGACCGAGCATGCTATCAACTTCGTCGACGAATATAATAGTCGGAGCAACCTTAGCTGCTAGCGTGAACAAAGCTCGGACGTTCTTTTCGTCTTCTCCGAACCATTTCGAAGTGATGGTGGACATTGACACGTTAATGAAACTTGCTCCTGCTTCATTCGCAATCGCCTTTGCTAGCATTGTTTTTCCGGTACCGGGTGGCCCGAAAAGTAATATACCTCTACATGGCTTTAGAAGTCCGCCTTTGAAAAGGTCCGGTCTTCTAAGGGGAAGCATGACAAGCTCTTGAAGTGACTCTTTTATCTCATCCAATGCGCCGATATCTGCGAATGTAACTCCTATCTCGTTTGCAGGGATTACCTCTGGTCTAATTCGCTTCTCGAACTCATTGTCAGGAACTTCCTGCAAGCATACGATTAAAACATACGATTAATTTATAGTTACACAAACGATCATTAAGAGCTAAGAAGGATTATAAATGTTTAGGTGTTGAGAAAATTGATCTTACAGCTTTTGCAGGCGTAGAATTTTCGCCTTCTTTTTTCGTTACAGGGATCGATTTCTCCATCTCATTTTTGTTCTCAGGTGCTTTCGTACCAGAAATAATATCTTCAACGGCATTTTCCTAACATTAAAGAAAACCAATTGATAAGCAAATGTATAATGAGAAAAACTCTTCATTATTTTTTCTATGTTGATCAGCAATTGTCGCCTATGAAGCACAAACACCGGAAACACGACACTAACACGTCGACACCAATAAAAAttcgaaaaaataataaattgaacgCAATCACAAGGGTCGGTGTCGGTTTCGGGCACAGAAATTTTTCTAGAAGTGTCAGTGCTACAGAGATTAAGAGATTGTTGCAACTTGCAACACAGATCCAGGCGGAAAATGGTGAACCAAAAAACGTTAGGAGGGGGAATGGTTACCATTGTATATTTGTTATATAAAATCCGTtaaaaacagtttttcaaaactaGATATAAACAAACATACCTTATTAGAATCATTAGTCTTCAAATTCCCACTACTCTTGCCTTCTTGGAAGAGACTCAATCCTTGGGACAAACTGTTCGCATTCACATACAAGATCAGTAACAAGAAAATCTTATCGTAGAACAGAAACGATTTCTCGAACGATCATTGACAAATATGTTACCTATTGGACGAGATAACTAGCTTTCCATTTCGGTATTCTGGTTCTTTGGTATTCATCAAATGGTAAGAAATTGCAGACACGACGATTTCTTCGATATGATTACTAAGTATCATAGTGTCTGCATGGCATATCGAATTCAAGTCGTCACAATCAATGTCGTTTTCAGTGAGTACTTCAGCGATGTGGTTTCGAGTATCTTGAAACTTAATGACTTTCATGTCCTCTTCGAGTTGGCCATTCCAGCTACCGAGATGAGTTTCGTCTTCAGGTGCTTTGATATCGATGGTGTAAGGGAATAAGCTAGTGATCCTTTCATCGATTTCTTTGCAATCGTCTTCTAATATTTGGGAACCGAGTATCAATACCGAGCCTGATATTTTCTTTATCATCTTTTGTAGTAAATTGTATAACCTTGGTGATTTTAGAAGAAGCTTCTCAACATCCCTTATGTATAAAATTATGGAATCGGTTCCCGAGATAGAAACCAAAACCTTGTAAAGTGATTGCACGAAGAGTCTTTCGTCAAAACACAAGCTACTCGTGCGTCGTAGAGGAGCTGAAAACACAATTCAAATAAGTTAGCATAATATTACATAACGACAATGAAATTACATGCATTAGAAATAAAAGTAGATGTTGAAATCGATTGTTTGGATGAGCAAACCTGGATTTAATGAACCACTTTGGGAGGAAGTGCTACTTAGATCAGACGCGGCAGAGGCATTCCTCCGAAGCCTTGGAAGATTATTCGAACTTTCACCACTTTGTTGACGCAGAGTTCCTTCAAAAGCTATTATCAGTAAAATGAAAATGAAGGCATAGTTCTACAAAAGAATTTCAATGTTACTTCGTTTAGTACCTCTAGTTTCGCCGGTCGAAGGCAGCGTTGAAAAGGAACCAAATAAACCAGACATTCGCTCCAAAGTCTTTTCGGATATCGACCTTCTGAAACACTGTATTAGAAGAAACAAATGAGTCACAAAATTCTCGTCGAGCAAAATAGCTAAATGTCTGCAATTGTTTGTTTTTTGAAGTATATGCGCACGCAACAAAGCTAACAATTTGCAAGTTCGACTTACTGGTTCTTTTCTCGGATATCCAAATCTGCTCTGCAACTGTATGAGAACAAATACGAAACATATGAATATATGTATATGTAATAATATCTGTATATGTATACGACCCAGTCATAGCGATAATAAAAAATTACCTTCACAGAGAAATCGGTTACATCTAGCAATAGCAACTTCGATTCAAAGTAATGTGCTAAAGCTTTTGCAAGCATTTGCTGATAAAGTtctataaaattttaaaagtaaCAAGTATTAGTAAAAAAACGAATCAAAAAACCgaagaaaaaaaagtttatacGCGATAGAAATAAACTATTGGATATACCTGCTGGACCAGAGAGTAAGATAACCCTGCTTGCTGGTGAGAGGTTCCTTGTATGCTTGGAAAAGTTAAGATGTTTTAAATGAACATAAGCAGCGCTCGTCAACAAAACTCGAGTTCTTTCGCTGTAAATTCCATATGAAAACAAAACATAAGAAAATC is part of the Vicia villosa cultivar HV-30 ecotype Madison, WI linkage group LG2, Vvil1.0, whole genome shotgun sequence genome and encodes:
- the LOC131653007 gene encoding 26S proteasome regulatory subunit 7 homolog, giving the protein MEQKHVFLSALSVGVGLGVGLGLSSGQAVQKWVGGNRDFGEVSGEQIVEELKRLLVDGKDSKVTFDEFPYYLSERTRVLLTSAAYVHLKHLNFSKHTRNLSPASRVILLSGPAELYQQMLAKALAHYFESKLLLLDVTDFSVKLQSRFGYPRKEPCFRRSISEKTLERMSGLFGSFSTLPSTGETRGTLRQQSGESSNNLPRLRRNASAASDLSSTSSQSGSLNPAPLRRTSSLCFDERLFVQSLYKVLVSISGTDSIILYIRDVEKLLLKSPRLYNLLQKMIKKISGSVLILGSQILEDDCKEIDERITSLFPYTIDIKAPEDETHLGSWNGQLEEDMKVIKFQDTRNHIAEVLTENDIDCDDLNSICHADTMILSNHIEEIVVSAISYHLMNTKEPEYRNGKLVISSNSLSQGLSLFQEGKSSGNLKTNDSNKENAVEDIISGTKAPENKNEMEKSIPVTKKEGENSTPAKAEVPDNEFEKRIRPEVIPANEIGVTFADIGALDEIKESLQELVMLPLRRPDLFKGGLLKPCRGILLFGPPGTGKTMLAKAIANEAGASFINVSMSTITSKWFGEDEKNVRALFTLAAKVAPTIIFVDEVDSMLGQRTRVGEHEAMRKIKNEFMTHWDGLLSGPNEQILVLAATNRPFDLDEAIIRRFERRIMVGLPSAENREMILKTLLSKEKHESLDFKELATMTEGFSGSDLKNLCITAAYRPVRELIQQERKKEMEKKKKETESVSSEDASNNNDNEEREIILRPLSMEDMKQAKNQVAASFASEGSVMGELKQWNELYGEGGSRKKQQLTYFL